Proteins from one Pontibacter korlensis genomic window:
- a CDS encoding segregation and condensation protein A: MSFEIRLPLFEGPFDLLLFFIERDELDIHDIPIFQITNEFVGYLQQLEQLNIEVASDFILTAATLMRIKAKMLLPRVEKDEEGNEIDPREELVQHLLEYKRYKSAVPDLSLMEDQRLAQESRGNIQEELQQIANANHFEYELQDLSLYKIMRVFEKVMVRFEEEQNRPKHTVIQYPYTIEEQRDVILRMVQQRNRVAFSKLIEEFPDKIGMIFNFLAILDMLQLNQIGVEVGEGFNDFIIIEAEGQAAQVTQLLIEQ; this comes from the coding sequence GTGAGTTTCGAGATTAGATTACCGTTGTTCGAGGGTCCGTTTGACCTGTTGCTCTTCTTTATAGAGCGTGATGAGCTTGATATACACGACATTCCGATTTTTCAGATCACGAATGAGTTTGTGGGTTACTTACAGCAGCTGGAGCAACTGAACATAGAGGTAGCCAGTGATTTTATACTTACCGCTGCCACCTTAATGCGTATCAAGGCTAAAATGCTGCTGCCGCGTGTAGAGAAAGATGAAGAGGGCAACGAAATTGACCCGCGTGAGGAGCTGGTGCAGCACCTGCTGGAGTACAAGAGGTATAAAAGCGCGGTGCCGGATCTTTCGCTGATGGAAGACCAACGCCTGGCACAGGAGAGCCGTGGGAATATACAAGAGGAGCTGCAGCAGATCGCTAACGCCAACCACTTTGAGTATGAGCTGCAGGACCTGAGCCTCTACAAGATCATGCGTGTGTTCGAGAAAGTGATGGTGCGGTTCGAGGAAGAACAGAACAGACCGAAGCATACGGTAATTCAGTACCCATACACGATTGAGGAGCAGCGTGATGTTATTCTGAGAATGGTGCAGCAGCGCAACAGGGTGGCTTTCTCAAAACTGATAGAGGAGTTTCCAGATAAGATTGGTATGATCTTCAACTTCCTGGCAATTCTGGACATGCTGCAGCTAAACCAGATTGGTGTGGAAGTAGGCGAAGGCTTCAACGACTTTATCATCATCGAGGCAGAAGGCCAGGCTGCCCAGGTAACACAGTTGCTGATAGAGCAGTAA
- a CDS encoding FAD-dependent monooxygenase, translating into MKVTIIGGGIGGLCAAIALQQIGVEVKVYEAAPELRPLGAGVGLAANAMQGLQRLGVEDEVVARGKQLTALVIFDEHGNIISKMDTRPLSRKYGINNFVIHRADLHEVLQQHLQPGTLVLGNRSAGVKQQGEQVQVSFTDGTKTTADLLIAADGINSAIRQQLLPQSQPRYAGYTCWRGVVENPGVEINSMISAETWAPQGRVGIAPLKDGKIYWYACINAPQNDDRMRRMSPADLAAHFAGLPPAVPAVLRATSSEQLIWNDIADLKPLKKFAYGRVLLLGDAAHATSPNMGQGACQAVEDAVVLRQCLQREKNLTAALARYEKLRLARTAKVIRLSRLLGSVSQWQNPVLRSIRKMTFKLMPDAITRSQMEWLYKVDF; encoded by the coding sequence ATGAAGGTAACAATAATTGGCGGAGGTATTGGTGGCCTGTGTGCGGCCATAGCTTTGCAGCAGATTGGCGTAGAGGTAAAGGTGTATGAGGCGGCTCCTGAGCTAAGGCCGCTAGGTGCCGGTGTGGGCTTGGCTGCCAATGCCATGCAGGGCTTGCAGCGCCTAGGCGTAGAGGACGAAGTAGTAGCACGAGGCAAACAGCTTACAGCACTGGTCATTTTCGATGAGCATGGCAACATCATTAGCAAGATGGACACCCGCCCACTTAGCAGGAAGTATGGCATCAACAACTTTGTGATCCACCGAGCCGACCTGCATGAGGTACTGCAGCAGCACCTGCAGCCTGGTACACTGGTACTAGGCAATCGTAGTGCAGGCGTTAAGCAGCAGGGTGAGCAGGTGCAGGTTAGCTTTACTGATGGCACAAAGACTACTGCAGACCTTCTTATTGCTGCCGATGGTATAAACTCAGCCATACGGCAGCAACTGCTGCCCCAAAGCCAGCCACGCTATGCCGGTTATACTTGCTGGCGCGGCGTCGTTGAGAATCCGGGGGTAGAGATAAACAGCATGATCTCTGCCGAAACCTGGGCGCCACAAGGACGGGTAGGCATTGCTCCTCTAAAAGATGGTAAAATCTACTGGTACGCCTGCATTAACGCTCCTCAAAACGATGACCGGATGCGTCGAATGTCGCCTGCTGATTTAGCAGCACACTTTGCCGGTTTGCCTCCTGCTGTTCCAGCTGTACTTAGAGCTACCTCTTCTGAACAGCTGATCTGGAATGATATAGCTGACCTGAAGCCTTTGAAAAAATTTGCCTACGGACGGGTGCTCCTGCTGGGCGATGCAGCACATGCTACCTCACCTAACATGGGGCAAGGTGCCTGCCAGGCCGTAGAAGATGCCGTAGTGCTGAGGCAGTGCCTGCAGCGGGAAAAGAATCTTACGGCAGCGCTGGCTAGGTATGAGAAACTACGGTTAGCCAGAACAGCCAAGGTTATCCGCCTGTCTCGGTTGCTGGGTTCTGTATCGCAGTGGCAAAACCCTGTGCTGCGTAGCATCCGGAAGATGACTTTTAAGCTAATGCCTGATGCTATTACACGAAGCCAAATGGAGTGGCTTTATAAGGTTGATTTTTAG
- a CDS encoding LysM peptidoglycan-binding domain-containing protein — protein sequence METPKGTQPISKGTDVTSRAPGHPEQGFYSNSDMNKTTDPGPNQDVYTVQSGDSLSKIAKKHYGSANEWTKIYNANKDKIGDNPDLIRPGQRFVIPRD from the coding sequence GTGGAGACGCCAAAGGGTACACAGCCTATAAGCAAAGGTACTGATGTTACCTCGCGTGCACCGGGCCACCCGGAGCAGGGCTTTTACAGCAACAGCGACATGAACAAAACTACTGATCCAGGGCCAAATCAGGATGTTTATACTGTGCAGAGCGGTGACTCACTTTCAAAGATCGCTAAGAAGCACTACGGCAGTGCCAACGAGTGGACAAAAATATACAATGCCAATAAAGACAAGATAGGCGACAACCCTGACCTTATCAGACCAGGCCAGCGCTTTGTAATACCAAGAGACTAA
- a CDS encoding nuclear transport factor 2 family protein codes for MLLISALLVINSVLAQQVDQNPALQAEIKKLDLAHAMAIYKGDALALDSLMDDDVTVNHPINQIVKEKKELLDLIKQGVIRYTSFERSPEAFLFFNDMVVVMGNEIVVPAQGAPNAEKRIQRRYTNIWIKKMPVGG; via the coding sequence ATTCTTTTAATATCAGCGCTCCTGGTCATTAATTCAGTACTTGCACAACAGGTCGATCAAAACCCTGCGCTGCAGGCGGAAATCAAGAAACTGGATCTTGCACATGCTATGGCGATATATAAAGGTGATGCCTTGGCTTTAGATAGTTTGATGGATGATGATGTTACAGTTAATCATCCTATAAACCAAATCGTGAAAGAAAAGAAAGAGTTACTTGATCTGATAAAGCAGGGGGTAATCCGCTACACGTCTTTTGAGCGATCTCCGGAAGCATTCCTGTTTTTTAATGATATGGTTGTGGTTATGGGCAACGAAATTGTTGTCCCCGCGCAGGGCGCACCCAATGCAGAAAAAAGGATACAACGCAGGTATACAAACATCTGGATAAAAAAGATGCCGGTTGGCGGCTGA
- a CDS encoding alpha/beta fold hydrolase, which yields MANTYTDSGSGDALVFLHGFCESKEVWNEFMQPLQQKFHTIALDLPGFGDNIENISNYSMESMADDVKRQLDDLRVRKCILIGHSMGGYVSLAFAEKYGSMLSGLCLFHSSALPDTDEKREQRSKSIDYVERHGVDNFINPFTEPLFYRENRERLQQEIELMKNIGKQSPKESIKGALAAMRDRPDRTHVLREAKFPVLFIFGKEDSAVPLEKALEQCHLPGNSMVYFLGKTGHMGMFERTYETRKALEKFAETIYG from the coding sequence ATGGCAAACACTTATACAGACTCCGGCTCCGGCGATGCGCTTGTGTTTCTGCATGGCTTCTGCGAAAGCAAAGAAGTATGGAATGAGTTTATGCAGCCGCTGCAACAGAAGTTCCACACTATAGCGCTTGACCTGCCGGGCTTTGGGGATAACATCGAGAACATCAGCAACTACAGCATGGAAAGTATGGCTGATGATGTGAAGCGACAGCTAGACGACCTGAGAGTAAGAAAGTGTATCCTGATTGGACACTCAATGGGTGGCTACGTGAGCCTTGCCTTTGCCGAGAAGTATGGCAGCATGCTTAGCGGCCTTTGCCTCTTCCACTCCTCTGCCTTACCCGACACCGACGAGAAGAGAGAACAGCGCAGCAAAAGTATAGATTATGTAGAGCGCCATGGGGTAGATAACTTCATCAACCCGTTTACAGAGCCACTCTTTTACCGCGAAAACCGCGAACGGCTGCAGCAGGAGATAGAGCTGATGAAAAACATTGGCAAGCAATCACCAAAAGAAAGTATAAAAGGTGCCTTGGCTGCCATGCGAGACCGCCCGGACCGCACACATGTGCTTCGTGAGGCAAAGTTTCCTGTGCTCTTTATCTTCGGCAAAGAGGATAGTGCGGTGCCACTGGAGAAGGCGCTAGAGCAGTGCCACCTGCCTGGCAACAGCATGGTATATTTCCTGGGGAAGACCGGCCACATGGGCATGTTTGAACGTACGTATGAAACTCGGAAGGCACTGGAGAAATTTGCTGAGACCATTTACGGGTAG
- a CDS encoding aspartate-semialdehyde dehydrogenase encodes MKVAVVGATGLVGGEILKVLAERDFPVTELLLVASERSVGKQMEFKGKQIKVIGMQDAIAAAPQIAIFSAGGSTSTEWAPKFAEVGTVVVDNSSAWRMDPSKKLVVPEINAKELTKEDKIIANPNCSTIQMVVALNKLHEELKAKRIVVSTYQSVTGTGVKAVEQLMNERSGKDGDKAYPYPIDLNVLPHIDVFQDNGYTKEEMKMILETKKIMGDDSIRVTATAVRIPVMGGHSESVNVEFEKDFTLDEVYRILDETEGVVIVDDVKNLQYPMPKDAHGKDEVFVGRIRLDETQPRTLNMWIVADNLRKGAATNAVQIAEYLVEKELV; translated from the coding sequence ATGAAAGTAGCAGTAGTAGGCGCTACCGGTCTGGTTGGCGGCGAAATTTTGAAAGTACTGGCGGAGCGTGACTTCCCGGTAACAGAGTTATTGTTAGTTGCTTCTGAGAGGTCTGTTGGTAAACAGATGGAGTTTAAGGGTAAACAGATAAAGGTTATCGGGATGCAGGACGCGATTGCGGCTGCCCCGCAAATTGCCATTTTCTCTGCTGGTGGCAGCACTTCTACCGAGTGGGCCCCTAAGTTTGCCGAAGTAGGCACTGTGGTAGTAGATAACTCTTCGGCCTGGCGCATGGACCCAAGCAAAAAACTGGTGGTGCCAGAGATCAATGCAAAAGAACTGACTAAAGAAGATAAAATCATCGCTAACCCTAACTGCTCAACCATCCAGATGGTAGTGGCGCTGAACAAGCTGCACGAGGAGCTGAAGGCGAAGCGTATTGTTGTTAGCACTTACCAATCAGTAACAGGTACAGGTGTAAAGGCAGTAGAGCAGCTGATGAACGAGCGTTCCGGCAAAGACGGTGACAAAGCTTACCCTTACCCAATCGACCTGAACGTACTGCCGCACATCGACGTGTTCCAGGACAACGGTTATACCAAGGAAGAGATGAAGATGATCCTGGAGACGAAGAAGATCATGGGCGATGACTCCATTCGTGTTACGGCTACAGCAGTGCGTATACCGGTTATGGGAGGTCACTCTGAGTCGGTGAACGTGGAGTTTGAGAAAGATTTTACACTAGACGAAGTATACCGCATACTTGATGAAACAGAAGGTGTGGTGATTGTAGATGATGTAAAGAACCTACAGTACCCAATGCCGAAAGATGCACATGGCAAAGATGAAGTATTTGTTGGCCGTATCCGCCTGGACGAAACACAGCCTCGCACCCTGAACATGTGGATTGTAGCCGATAACCTGCGCAAAGGTGCCGCTACCAACGCTGTTCAGATTGCAGAGTACCTTGTGGAGAAAGAGCTGGTATAA
- a CDS encoding nuclear transport factor 2 family protein — translation MKRTFLLLTLLLTLTIAANAQTKAETEVAAAVDKLKKAMVDANKKALEAIAAKDLSYGHSSGNIEDKASFVSSLTSGKSDFVTMDLTDQTVKVVGNTAIVRHKLSAETNDSGKPGTVKLGVMLVWQKQQGQWKLLARQAYKI, via the coding sequence ATGAAAAGGACTTTTCTCCTCCTTACCCTTTTGCTTACGCTAACTATAGCAGCCAATGCTCAAACAAAGGCTGAAACTGAGGTAGCCGCAGCTGTAGATAAACTTAAAAAAGCCATGGTAGATGCCAATAAGAAGGCATTAGAAGCAATAGCGGCAAAAGACTTAAGCTACGGCCACTCCAGCGGCAATATAGAGGATAAAGCTAGTTTTGTTTCATCCCTTACTAGTGGCAAGTCCGACTTTGTAACCATGGACCTGACCGACCAGACAGTAAAGGTAGTAGGCAATACCGCCATTGTACGCCATAAACTGTCTGCCGAAACAAACGACAGCGGCAAGCCCGGCACCGTAAAATTAGGCGTAATGCTTGTGTGGCAAAAGCAGCAAGGCCAGTGGAAACTGTTGGCACGCCAGGCTTATAAGATCTAA
- the dxs gene encoding 1-deoxy-D-xylulose-5-phosphate synthase yields the protein MVIKPGELLSSINSPADLRNLKPEQLLQVTQELRQYIIDVVSIHGGHFGASLGVVELTTALHYVFNTPYDQLVWDVGHQAYGHKILTGRRDVFHTNRKLGGISGFPKRKESEYDTFGVGHSSTSISAALGMAVASKYKGEDKRQHIAVIGDGAMTGGMAFEALNHAGVANANLLVVLNDNCMSIDPNVGALKEYLTDITTSRTYNKMRDEVWKILGKISKFGPDARAIVSKIESGVKAAILKQSNLFEGLNFRYFGPIDGHDINHLVSVMEDLKHIPGPKILHCLTTKGKGFALAEKDQTKWHAPGLFDKITGEIYKKHHDTPQPPKYQDVFGHTIVEIAEQNSKVMGVTPAMPSGCSLNIMMKAMPDRAFDVGIAEQHAVTFSAGLATQGMVPFCNIYSTFMQRGYDQVVHDVCLQNLNVVFCLDRAGFAGADGPTHHGAYDIAYMRCIPNMVVAAPMNEQELRNMMYTASQDDMGPFTIRYPRGEGVMPNWRTPLELQKVGKGRTIQEGEEVAILTFGHVGNYAVDVCKKLAHDGIKPGHYDMRYAKPLDEELLHHIFSKYDKVVTVEDGCLQGGFGSAVLEFMVDNGYTSQVKRLGIPDKIFEHGSQLELQHEAGFAPVDIENTVRELVGVPVKI from the coding sequence ATGGTAATCAAACCCGGAGAGCTGCTCTCCTCCATCAACTCACCTGCCGACCTGCGGAACCTGAAGCCGGAGCAACTGCTGCAGGTAACACAGGAGCTGAGGCAGTACATCATCGATGTTGTGTCGATCCATGGCGGCCATTTTGGTGCTAGCCTGGGTGTGGTAGAGCTTACTACGGCTTTGCACTATGTGTTTAACACGCCATACGACCAGTTAGTGTGGGATGTGGGGCATCAGGCCTACGGACATAAGATCCTGACGGGCCGTCGCGATGTATTTCATACTAACCGTAAGCTTGGCGGCATCTCTGGTTTCCCGAAAAGAAAAGAAAGCGAGTATGATACCTTTGGCGTAGGCCACTCCAGCACGTCCATTTCGGCAGCGTTGGGTATGGCTGTAGCCTCTAAGTATAAAGGCGAAGATAAGCGCCAGCACATTGCCGTGATCGGTGATGGTGCCATGACAGGCGGTATGGCTTTTGAAGCTCTGAACCACGCCGGTGTGGCCAATGCTAACCTGCTGGTGGTGCTCAACGACAACTGCATGAGCATCGACCCGAACGTAGGCGCGCTTAAAGAATATTTAACCGATATCACTACCTCGCGCACCTATAACAAGATGCGCGACGAGGTATGGAAGATTTTGGGCAAGATCAGTAAGTTTGGCCCAGATGCCCGTGCTATCGTTTCTAAGATTGAAAGCGGCGTAAAAGCGGCTATTCTGAAGCAAAGCAACCTCTTCGAGGGCCTTAACTTCCGCTACTTTGGCCCTATAGATGGCCACGATATAAACCACCTGGTGTCAGTTATGGAGGACCTGAAGCATATTCCGGGTCCGAAGATTCTTCACTGCCTTACCACCAAAGGCAAAGGCTTTGCCCTTGCCGAAAAAGATCAGACCAAATGGCACGCGCCAGGTCTGTTTGATAAGATAACTGGCGAGATCTATAAAAAGCATCACGATACGCCTCAGCCCCCAAAGTACCAGGATGTGTTTGGCCATACTATTGTGGAGATTGCTGAACAGAATTCTAAAGTTATGGGTGTTACGCCTGCCATGCCGTCTGGTTGCTCTCTTAACATCATGATGAAGGCAATGCCAGATCGTGCGTTTGACGTAGGTATTGCTGAGCAGCATGCTGTTACCTTCTCTGCTGGCCTGGCCACACAGGGCATGGTACCATTCTGCAACATCTACAGCACGTTTATGCAGCGTGGCTACGACCAGGTGGTGCACGATGTGTGCCTGCAGAACCTGAATGTCGTGTTCTGTCTCGACAGAGCTGGCTTTGCAGGAGCTGATGGCCCTACACACCACGGTGCCTACGATATTGCCTACATGCGTTGCATCCCGAATATGGTGGTAGCAGCTCCTATGAATGAGCAGGAACTGCGTAACATGATGTACACTGCCTCACAGGATGATATGGGGCCATTCACGATCCGCTACCCACGCGGCGAAGGTGTTATGCCTAACTGGCGCACGCCACTTGAGCTGCAGAAGGTAGGCAAAGGGCGCACTATACAGGAAGGCGAAGAAGTTGCCATACTTACCTTCGGGCATGTGGGCAACTACGCAGTTGATGTGTGTAAAAAGCTGGCTCACGACGGCATTAAGCCGGGCCACTACGACATGCGTTATGCCAAACCACTGGATGAGGAACTGTTACACCACATCTTCAGCAAGTATGATAAAGTAGTTACTGTAGAGGATGGTTGCCTGCAGGGCGGCTTCGGTAGCGCAGTGTTGGAATTCATGGTAGACAATGGCTATACCTCTCAGGTGAAGCGCCTAGGCATACCAGATAAGATTTTCGAGCACGGTTCACAATTGGAGCTTCAGCACGAAGCTGGCTTCGCACCGGTTGATATTGAAAATACCGTTCGCGAACTAGTTGGCGTACCGGTAAAGATATAG
- the chrA gene encoding chromate efflux transporter produces the protein MPVHSDNTTTASATGKPNFKEAFFFWLKLGFISFGGPAGQIGIMHEFIVEQKKWVSDSRLLHALNYCMLLPGPEAQQLATYIGWLLHGVRGGLTAGILFVLPSVFILLGLSLIYVTYGSIPWVAALFYGLKPAVVAIVALALIKISKKALVSWLHYVLALLSFVLIFFLDVPFPLIILGAIVVAVFMLKVFPATLKRRGGEEQKVTDESGYYISAETVLPDTVFSWKRVSKQLAVAALLWIAPFLVFYLLLQDSSFWNNLSLFFTKAAFVTFGGAYAVLPYVAQVAVEKLNWLSNHQMIDGLALGETTPGPLIMVLAFVGFMAGYNHFAGSLLMGTIGLAVTTYYTFLPCFLFILVGAPIVEKTQSNTSIKAILSIVTAAVVGVILNLTVYFGQAVVIREGSGGMAVDYFSFGWIIVSLVAMYRFKVGMIPWIVVSALAGLGMYLIGYQV, from the coding sequence ATGCCTGTGCACTCCGATAACACCACAACAGCCTCGGCAACTGGCAAACCTAACTTCAAAGAGGCTTTCTTCTTTTGGCTGAAGCTGGGCTTCATAAGCTTTGGTGGGCCCGCTGGGCAAATCGGTATAATGCACGAGTTCATAGTAGAGCAGAAAAAGTGGGTTTCAGACTCCAGGCTTTTACATGCGCTGAATTACTGTATGTTGCTTCCGGGGCCTGAGGCACAGCAACTGGCAACTTATATAGGATGGCTGCTGCACGGGGTGCGAGGAGGATTGACGGCAGGCATCTTGTTTGTGCTGCCTTCTGTATTTATCCTGCTCGGGTTAAGCCTTATTTATGTTACCTACGGAAGCATACCTTGGGTGGCAGCACTATTTTATGGGCTAAAGCCTGCTGTAGTGGCTATTGTAGCACTGGCGCTTATCAAGATCAGCAAAAAGGCCCTGGTAAGTTGGTTGCACTACGTGCTGGCCCTACTAAGCTTTGTCCTTATCTTTTTCCTGGACGTGCCATTTCCGCTCATCATTTTGGGAGCAATTGTGGTGGCTGTCTTTATGCTGAAAGTATTCCCGGCCACCTTGAAGCGGCGTGGTGGTGAAGAGCAGAAGGTAACTGATGAGTCAGGCTATTACATCAGTGCAGAGACAGTACTGCCTGATACCGTTTTCAGCTGGAAAAGGGTTAGTAAACAGTTAGCTGTCGCTGCCTTGCTTTGGATAGCTCCCTTCCTTGTGTTTTACCTCCTGTTGCAGGATAGCAGCTTCTGGAACAACCTTTCCCTGTTTTTTACCAAAGCTGCTTTTGTAACCTTTGGCGGTGCCTATGCCGTGTTGCCCTATGTGGCTCAGGTAGCAGTAGAAAAGCTTAACTGGCTCAGCAATCATCAGATGATCGACGGCTTGGCTCTGGGCGAAACCACGCCTGGCCCTCTCATTATGGTGCTGGCCTTTGTGGGGTTCATGGCAGGGTATAATCACTTTGCCGGCTCTCTGTTGATGGGTACAATAGGACTGGCGGTTACAACCTACTATACCTTTTTGCCCTGCTTCCTGTTCATACTGGTAGGCGCTCCGATCGTGGAAAAGACTCAGAGTAACACTAGCATCAAAGCTATTTTAAGTATAGTGACTGCTGCTGTTGTGGGCGTTATATTGAACCTGACGGTATATTTTGGGCAGGCGGTAGTGATAAGGGAAGGTAGTGGGGGGATGGCCGTAGACTATTTCAGCTTCGGCTGGATTATTGTGTCTCTGGTTGCCATGTACCGGTTCAAAGTAGGTATGATTCCGTGGATAGTCGTTAGTGCACTGGCGGGTTTAGGCATGTATCTGATCGGCTATCAAGTATAA
- a CDS encoding MFS transporter — protein MSSTPTATLAPPPARILPTIVLSQFAGTSLWFAGNAVLPELQASLGLQQEALGWLTSAVQFGFILGTLCFAFFSLADRISPRLLFLLCSLLGAVANAMMLFSANSLTGALLLRGATGFLLAGIYPIGMKIAASWYSGKLGKAIGYLVGALILGTAFPHLLRGFGTALPWQTMLLAISLLAATGGLLMYLLVPDGPYLAKGARFEVANLLRVFQVRELRAAAFGYFGHMWELYTVWAFVPFILAYAYPDWPQEQLAVCSFLIIAAGAVGSVGGGYLSQRWGSERVAFAQLLLSGLCCIFSVWVLQMPAVLLPFLLFWGVVVAGDSPQFSALTARAAPPHLVGTALTVVTSIGFAITIFSIQLTGYLLTIMPVQWVFILLFIGPLLGLLSMRPLFTK, from the coding sequence ATGAGTAGTACTCCCACAGCCACACTTGCACCTCCTCCGGCACGCATTCTGCCTACCATCGTGCTGTCACAGTTTGCAGGTACTTCATTGTGGTTTGCAGGTAATGCTGTGCTGCCAGAGCTGCAGGCTTCTCTAGGACTGCAGCAAGAGGCACTAGGTTGGCTTACCTCTGCTGTGCAGTTTGGCTTTATACTTGGCACCCTCTGCTTTGCCTTCTTTTCCCTGGCTGACAGAATATCACCGCGCTTGCTGTTTCTGTTGTGTTCTTTATTAGGGGCTGTAGCTAACGCCATGATGCTGTTCTCTGCCAACAGCTTGACAGGAGCCTTGCTGCTTCGCGGAGCTACGGGCTTTCTACTAGCTGGTATTTATCCCATTGGCATGAAAATAGCGGCTAGCTGGTACAGCGGCAAGTTGGGTAAGGCTATTGGTTACCTGGTAGGGGCGCTTATATTAGGTACAGCTTTCCCGCATTTGCTGCGTGGCTTTGGTACTGCTCTACCCTGGCAAACGATGCTGTTGGCGATAAGCCTGTTGGCAGCAACCGGCGGCCTGCTGATGTACCTGCTTGTACCTGACGGGCCATACTTAGCCAAAGGCGCCAGATTTGAAGTGGCAAACTTACTAAGGGTGTTTCAGGTACGGGAACTCCGGGCAGCAGCCTTCGGATACTTCGGACATATGTGGGAACTGTATACTGTATGGGCCTTCGTACCTTTTATACTTGCCTATGCTTACCCCGACTGGCCCCAGGAACAACTGGCAGTTTGCAGCTTTCTGATTATTGCGGCCGGAGCTGTGGGTTCAGTTGGAGGTGGGTACCTTTCGCAGCGCTGGGGTAGCGAGCGGGTAGCCTTTGCACAACTGCTACTGTCTGGCTTATGCTGTATTTTCAGTGTATGGGTATTGCAGATGCCAGCTGTACTCCTGCCTTTCCTTCTGTTTTGGGGCGTAGTGGTGGCAGGCGATTCGCCACAGTTTTCTGCACTAACAGCACGCGCTGCTCCTCCGCATTTGGTAGGCACGGCGCTCACGGTTGTTACCTCCATCGGATTTGCCATCACTATCTTCAGTATTCAGCTAACAGGGTACCTTCTAACCATAATGCCTGTACAGTGGGTATTTATACTACTTTTTATAGGTCCGTTGCTGGGCCTGCTCTCGATGCGCCCGCTTTTTACAAAATAA
- a CDS encoding lysylphosphatidylglycerol synthase transmembrane domain-containing protein, with protein MDQNKKTILKSFSPVKVLIPVLLGLGATAWLFIKDDKLSELKGIADANIWWLVAALVVLVVRDAGYMYRIRSLTDKFLTWRNSLDVIMLWEFASAVTPSVVGGTTVATIILNKEGIPLGKSLAYVMLTAVLDNMFFIVAAPIALLLSQGQVFPTFNLDPSDVAKLQSAFYISYALIAIYTFIMIYALFVRPRAFKWLLLKLTAIRFLRKWRVNAFQHGNEIIWASEQLKGKDFNYWARAILSTVFVWSARYFLLNCLIAAFVDVSFSEHLLIISRNLIFWIVMLIAITPGGAGIVEMAFPSFFGLFLGTFSSVVVVLYRLITYYPYLILGSIFLPKWVAKVFGHQPRESEVNV; from the coding sequence ATGGATCAGAATAAAAAAACAATACTTAAGAGCTTTAGCCCGGTAAAGGTGTTGATACCTGTACTGTTGGGACTCGGTGCCACTGCCTGGCTTTTTATAAAGGACGATAAGTTAAGCGAGCTGAAAGGTATAGCCGATGCCAATATCTGGTGGCTGGTAGCGGCGCTGGTAGTACTGGTAGTGCGGGACGCAGGCTATATGTACCGCATTCGCTCCCTTACCGATAAATTTTTGACCTGGCGAAACAGCCTGGATGTAATTATGCTCTGGGAGTTTGCCTCGGCCGTTACGCCATCGGTGGTGGGGGGTACTACAGTGGCAACCATCATCCTAAACAAAGAGGGTATACCACTTGGCAAATCGCTGGCTTATGTCATGCTGACGGCCGTGCTGGATAACATGTTCTTTATTGTGGCTGCGCCTATAGCCTTGCTTCTCTCCCAGGGGCAAGTGTTTCCTACCTTCAACCTCGACCCTTCGGATGTAGCCAAGCTGCAGTCTGCTTTCTACATCAGCTATGCCCTGATCGCGATCTATACTTTCATTATGATCTACGCGCTGTTTGTGCGCCCGCGTGCTTTCAAATGGCTGTTGCTAAAGCTTACAGCGATACGATTTTTACGCAAATGGCGCGTTAACGCATTTCAGCATGGTAATGAGATCATCTGGGCATCGGAGCAGCTTAAGGGGAAGGACTTTAACTACTGGGCACGTGCTATTTTATCTACTGTGTTTGTGTGGAGCGCCCGTTACTTCCTGCTCAACTGCCTGATTGCTGCGTTTGTAGATGTAAGCTTCAGTGAGCACCTGTTGATCATCTCCCGCAACCTTATCTTCTGGATCGTGATGCTGATTGCTATTACACCAGGGGGAGCAGGTATTGTGGAGATGGCCTTCCCAAGCTTCTTTGGACTGTTTCTGGGCACCTTTAGTAGCGTGGTAGTTGTGCTGTACCGCCTGATTACGTATTACCCATACCTGATTCTAGGTTCCATCTTCTTACCGAAGTGGGTGGCCAAGGTGTTTGGGCATCAGCCGAGGGAGAGTGAAGTGAACGTATAA